From a single Eriocheir sinensis breed Jianghai 21 chromosome 18, ASM2467909v1, whole genome shotgun sequence genomic region:
- the LOC127000177 gene encoding uncharacterized protein LOC127000177 → MADGLRLCYCVCVCVCVCVCVSVRGFKSRRVTSQGIERPIWSPAGRWLPLPSSLSSSCLSPPPSCSLLNPFSPSPLSFSIPSPLFLLYYSLFFVLSPSPISYSFSISRSLSFPFTYYPVTSFPSFILFLSTSPSPSPLSLYAFRSSFIPFFLLFLYLSILPSPSPPHLPFPPFFLTFPSSVSPYHSVFALSILPVFPSLPLSLLYPSFSPVLSYFFLLFFPVSVFLLLFLLRRGWVYTHRGFRCGFSPRNGQTICKHCRPKVTAGQRPELAGGAAGGGGGGASGGWKRGEDGVCGGGGGGGDGGSLFLSFFFPFFSFPPFFLSFFLFFSFLFSLSFLLSIFHSFFLSLFLLSVALFCFFYDFCRVCVCVCVCVCVYQLHSCSPLLILFLSFFFVTK, encoded by the exons AGGttatgttactgtgtgtgtgtgtgcgtgtgtgtgtgtgtgtgtgtgtcggttagaGGATTCAAGTCGAGGCGGGTCACGTCGCAAGGGATCGAACGCCCTATATGGTCACCCGCTGGACGCTGGCtgcccctaccttcctctctttcttcctcctgtctctctcctcctccctcatgttcTCTCCtcaaccctttctctccctcacctctctctttctctatcccttcacctctttttctcctatattactctttgtttttcgttctttctccttcccccatttcttactccttctctatctctcgctctctctccttcccgtttACGTATTACCCAgtgacttccttcccttccttcatcctgttcctctctacctctccgtCCCCTTCTCCCCTATCACTCTATgcctttcgttcttctttcattcctttcttcctcctgtttctctacctttccatccttccttctccgtcACCTCCCcatttacctttccctcctttcttcctcacctttccgtCCTCCGTTTCTCCGTATCACTCTGTCTTCGCTCTGTCaatcctccctgtcttcccttctctccctctctcactcctctatccctctttttctcccgttctttcgtatttctttcttctcttcttccccgtcAGCGTTTTTctgctcctattcctcctccgtcGGGGTTGGGTTTATACACATCGCGGGTTTCGTTGTGGGTTTAGTCCTCGCAACGGCCAGACCATTTGTAAACACTGCCGTCCCAAGGTCACGGCGGGACAACGGCCTGAGCTAGCTGGAggcgctgctggtggtggtggag gtggagcaagtggggggtggaagaggggtgaagatggggtttgtggtggtggtggtggtggtggtgatggtggttctcttttcctttctttctttttccctttcttttcttttcctccgttctttctttccttctttctttttttctcctttcttttctctctttctttccttctttcgatctttcattctttctttctctcattatttttgctttctgtagctttattttgctttttttatgatttttgtcgtgtgtgtgtgtgtgtgtgtgtgtgtgtgtgtgtgtaccagctcCATTCCTGCAGTccgcttcttattcttttcctttctttctttttcgtaacCAAATGA